One genomic segment of Methylocystis rosea includes these proteins:
- a CDS encoding DUF6671 family protein has product MAQARHPYAGRTAVFATMHRKEEVVAPALMSTPGLIVTSTPGLDTDQLGTFSGEIPRDGTMLDVAMRKARLGMSAAGVPLGLASEGSFGPHPVIPYIPAGMELLVFVDDERGIVVTESLIAEKTNYDHLVILPGEASDEFLQRIGFPTHGLIVRPNEGEVASALAKGIVDPDSLRRAIEAAAAVSSDGRARMETDMRAHFNPTRMRSLAILAERLAQRLARQCPACGAPGFGRTGSLTGLLCEACGTPTELVVAEILGCPACDYTEERLRGDGLQRAPAQHCPLCNP; this is encoded by the coding sequence ATGGCCCAAGCGCGCCATCCTTACGCCGGTCGAACGGCCGTTTTCGCCACCATGCACCGCAAGGAAGAGGTCGTAGCGCCCGCGTTGATGTCGACGCCCGGCTTAATCGTCACTTCAACGCCTGGACTCGATACCGATCAACTTGGCACGTTCTCTGGAGAGATTCCGCGCGATGGAACGATGCTCGACGTAGCCATGCGCAAAGCGCGTCTGGGCATGAGCGCCGCAGGTGTGCCGCTTGGGCTTGCGAGTGAAGGCTCATTTGGTCCGCATCCCGTCATTCCGTATATTCCTGCGGGCATGGAGCTCCTGGTCTTTGTAGATGACGAGAGGGGAATTGTTGTCACCGAAAGCTTAATCGCGGAGAAGACGAATTATGATCATCTGGTCATTTTGCCCGGCGAAGCATCCGACGAGTTTCTGCAAAGGATCGGTTTTCCAACCCATGGGTTGATCGTCCGGCCGAACGAAGGTGAGGTGGCGTCTGCTCTCGCCAAGGGCATTGTCGACCCCGACAGCTTAAGGCGCGCCATTGAAGCGGCCGCTGCTGTATCGTCGGATGGCCGGGCGCGCATGGAGACAGACATGCGCGCCCACTTCAACCCGACGCGGATGAGGAGTCTTGCCATATTGGCCGAACGCCTCGCGCAGCGCTTGGCGCGGCAATGCCCGGCCTGCGGCGCGCCGGGTTTTGGTCGGACCGGATCTCTCACCGGCTTGCTCTGCGAAGCCTGCGGCACGCCCACTGAGTTGGTCGTTGCCGAGATATTAGGGTGTCCCGCATGCGATTATACGGAAGAGCGCCTTCGAGGAGATGGATTGCAGCGCGCGCCGGCTCAGCACTGCCCTTTGTGCAACCCATGA
- the pyrC gene encoding dihydroorotase produces the protein MSGFSDPVTINTPTPGAATGLVIRQPDDWHVHLRDGAMLGTVVNETARQFARAIVMPNLIPPVTTVARAVAYRSRIRAALAPGFAFTPLMTVYLTDTIDPGEIEQGFKSGVFTAAKLYPAHATTNAAQGVADIERIYPVLELMQRLGMPLLLHGEVADHRVDVFDREAVFIERVLAKLLAAFPALRVVLEHITTEEAVAFVETAGPNLGATITPHHLVINRNAMFEGGIRPHLYCLPVAKRERHRLALRRAATSGNPKFFLGTDSAPHAVGEKESDCGCAGIFNAPVALETYAAVFDEEGALEKLEAFAAEHGPRFYGLSLNTGSIVLERTPRRVSSTMVVANTRIIPFQANATLAWTFRGRSSGAY, from the coding sequence ATGTCTGGTTTTAGCGACCCGGTGACGATTAATACCCCCACGCCTGGCGCGGCGACCGGATTGGTCATCCGGCAGCCGGACGATTGGCACGTACACCTGCGTGACGGCGCCATGCTGGGGACGGTGGTCAACGAAACAGCCCGGCAGTTTGCGAGGGCTATCGTTATGCCAAACCTCATTCCGCCGGTCACGACGGTTGCCAGAGCAGTGGCGTACCGTTCGCGCATTCGGGCGGCGCTCGCGCCGGGCTTCGCGTTCACCCCGCTCATGACCGTGTACCTCACGGACACTATTGATCCAGGCGAAATTGAGCAGGGCTTCAAATCGGGCGTCTTCACGGCGGCCAAGCTGTATCCGGCGCACGCGACCACCAATGCCGCGCAAGGCGTGGCCGATATCGAGCGCATCTATCCTGTCCTCGAGTTGATGCAGCGACTTGGGATGCCGTTGCTGCTGCACGGCGAGGTCGCCGACCACCGCGTCGACGTCTTCGATCGTGAGGCTGTATTCATCGAGCGCGTTCTCGCGAAACTTCTCGCGGCGTTCCCGGCGCTCAGAGTTGTGTTGGAGCACATAACGACCGAGGAGGCGGTAGCGTTCGTCGAGACCGCCGGACCGAACCTCGGCGCGACGATCACGCCGCATCACCTGGTCATCAATCGAAACGCGATGTTCGAAGGCGGTATCCGCCCGCACCTGTATTGTCTTCCCGTCGCCAAGCGGGAACGGCATCGACTGGCGTTGCGCCGCGCGGCGACCTCGGGTAATCCTAAGTTCTTTCTGGGGACAGACTCAGCGCCGCACGCGGTCGGCGAGAAGGAATCCGACTGCGGATGCGCTGGCATTTTCAACGCTCCCGTGGCGCTGGAAACTTACGCGGCGGTTTTCGACGAGGAAGGCGCGCTGGAGAAACTGGAAGCCTTCGCCGCCGAACATGGCCCCCGCTTCTACGGTCTTTCTCTCAATACGGGCTCCATCGTCCTCGAACGGACACCGCGAAGAGTGTCTTCAACCATGGTTGTCGCCAACACTCGCATCATACCGTTTCAGGCGAACGCTACCCTCGCCTGGACGTTTCGCGGACGATCGAGCGGCGCTTACTAG
- a CDS encoding formylmethanofuran dehydrogenase subunit A → MALTVLRGGHIVDPATGQDAIGDVWFEDGRIVERPEGRSADEEIDVSGHIVMAGAIDIHSHIAGGNVNTARLLLPELHRAIRARLADTPLSTAKWSSYETGRLYAQMGFTTVVEPAMAPHHALQTHLEFNDAPIIDKGALTVLGNDDFLLGMLRDGEKDGAINDYVAQTVENTRSLGLKCINPGGVEAFKENMRAFGLDDVVPFYGLTSRQIFQALQKATQAVGIAHPLHLHMNNLGLAGNIDTALATIDAAQGLPLHLAHVQFYAYGKEGKNGFSSAGALFAEKINANKNVSVDVGQVMFSDTVTISSDVLKQFNSLPGALPKKGAIFDGDANGGGIVPYAYKISNYYNAIQWAAGLELFLLIENPEQVFFTTDHPNGGPFTTYPELFALLMSADLRAQYLSRLPADVLEHTTLPSISREYTLYEIAQMSRSGAAKLFGFEDRGRLGAGAVADIAVYKPGRDVAGMFRRASYVFKDGNLVVRDGQVSHYTRGKTLHIRPRYDRQITKRLDSYYDDLYGLPRSIFDVPDAALPHADAFAEVPCRI, encoded by the coding sequence ATGGCGCTGACAGTTTTGCGCGGCGGCCATATCGTCGATCCGGCGACGGGTCAGGACGCGATCGGCGACGTCTGGTTTGAGGATGGCCGTATCGTCGAACGCCCCGAGGGCCGCAGCGCGGACGAGGAGATCGACGTCTCGGGCCATATCGTCATGGCCGGCGCGATCGACATTCATTCCCATATCGCTGGCGGCAATGTGAACACGGCGCGGCTGCTGCTGCCGGAGCTGCATCGCGCGATTCGGGCGCGGCTGGCCGATACGCCGCTGTCGACCGCCAAATGGTCGAGTTACGAGACGGGTCGTCTCTATGCGCAGATGGGCTTCACCACCGTCGTCGAGCCGGCGATGGCGCCGCATCACGCCTTGCAGACGCATCTGGAATTCAACGACGCGCCGATCATCGACAAGGGCGCGCTCACCGTGCTCGGCAACGACGACTTTTTGCTCGGCATGCTGCGCGACGGCGAGAAGGACGGCGCGATCAATGATTATGTCGCGCAGACCGTGGAAAACACCCGGTCGCTCGGCTTAAAGTGCATCAACCCTGGCGGCGTCGAAGCCTTCAAGGAGAATATGCGCGCCTTCGGGCTTGACGACGTGGTGCCTTTTTATGGGTTGACGTCGCGCCAGATTTTCCAGGCGCTGCAGAAGGCGACGCAGGCGGTGGGCATCGCCCATCCGCTGCATCTGCACATGAATAATCTCGGCCTCGCGGGCAATATCGACACGGCGCTCGCAACGATCGACGCGGCGCAAGGATTGCCGCTCCATCTCGCCCATGTGCAGTTCTACGCCTATGGCAAGGAGGGCAAGAACGGCTTCTCGTCGGCCGGCGCGCTTTTCGCCGAGAAGATCAACGCCAATAAGAATGTGAGCGTCGACGTCGGCCAGGTGATGTTTTCGGACACGGTGACGATCTCGTCCGACGTTCTGAAACAGTTCAACAGCCTGCCGGGCGCCCTTCCAAAGAAGGGCGCGATCTTCGACGGCGACGCCAATGGCGGCGGCATCGTTCCCTACGCCTACAAGATCTCGAACTACTACAACGCCATTCAATGGGCGGCGGGCTTGGAGCTCTTCCTGCTGATTGAGAATCCCGAGCAGGTGTTCTTCACCACCGACCATCCGAACGGCGGTCCGTTCACGACCTATCCGGAGCTGTTCGCGCTGCTGATGAGCGCCGACCTTCGCGCGCAATATCTCTCGCGCCTGCCGGCCGACGTTTTGGAGCACACCACGCTGCCGTCGATCTCGCGCGAGTATACGCTTTACGAGATCGCGCAGATGAGCCGCTCCGGCGCGGCGAAACTGTTCGGCTTTGAAGACCGCGGCCGGCTCGGCGCCGGCGCCGTCGCCGACATCGCGGTTTATAAGCCCGGACGCGACGTCGCCGGCATGTTCCGCCGCGCATCTTATGTGTTCAAGGACGGCAATCTCGTCGTGCGCGATGGCCAAGTCTCGCATTACACGCGCGGCAAGACGCTGCATATTCGCCCGCGCTACGATCGGCAGATTACCAAGCGCCTCGATTCCTACTACGACGACCTTTACGGCCTGCCGCGCAGCATCTTCGACGTGCCCGACGCGGCGCTGCCGCACGCGGACGCCTTTGCGGAGGTTCCATGCCGGATATAA
- a CDS encoding adenosylmethionine--8-amino-7-oxononanoate transaminase, whose product MICSNDGHPYSEEDWCGLGGANIWLPYTQMKTDPRPLLADATRGARIRLADGRELIDGVGSWWTACHGYNHPHILAAMCTQMERMPHIMFGGITHEPALRLAKRIAAISPGDLTRVFFVDSGSVAVEVALKMAVQYWLNKGERGRTKFVHFRHGYHGDTTACMAVCDPNEGMHSQFGNYLPKNFLADLPRDKETKTALDDLLRRERNRIAAVIIEPIVQGAGGMKFHDAATLRSVRDLCTKHGVLMIADEIFTGFGRTGRMFACEHASVIPDIMCIGKGLTGGTITLAATLARVHVFEAFWSDDHQKALMHGPTYMANPLACSAANASLDLFESEPRLEQAQRVEFALKRDLEPCRDLPRVIDVRVLGAIGVVQFNRELDHGTARASLLAQGVWIRTLTDCIYLTPALNIQDAELRALTDAVVATAKAL is encoded by the coding sequence ATGATCTGCTCCAACGACGGGCACCCCTATAGTGAGGAGGATTGGTGTGGTCTCGGCGGCGCCAATATTTGGTTGCCGTACACCCAAATGAAGACCGACCCGCGGCCTTTGCTCGCTGACGCAACGCGCGGCGCACGCATTCGGCTTGCAGACGGACGCGAGTTAATCGACGGTGTCGGTTCCTGGTGGACGGCATGTCATGGCTACAATCATCCGCATATTCTCGCCGCCATGTGCACGCAGATGGAGCGTATGCCACATATCATGTTTGGAGGGATAACCCACGAACCGGCACTGCGTCTCGCCAAACGCATCGCCGCGATTTCTCCCGGCGATCTTACCCGGGTGTTTTTCGTCGATTCGGGTTCGGTCGCGGTAGAAGTTGCGCTCAAGATGGCTGTGCAGTACTGGTTGAACAAGGGAGAAAGGGGGCGCACAAAATTTGTCCACTTTCGCCATGGCTACCATGGGGACACAACTGCCTGCATGGCGGTCTGCGATCCGAACGAGGGCATGCACAGCCAATTCGGGAATTACCTTCCAAAGAATTTTTTGGCCGATCTCCCTCGCGACAAGGAGACAAAGACGGCACTAGATGATTTGCTGAGACGTGAGCGAAATCGTATCGCTGCTGTGATCATCGAGCCCATTGTGCAGGGCGCGGGAGGCATGAAATTTCATGATGCGGCGACCTTGCGGAGTGTGCGAGATCTTTGCACGAAACATGGCGTCCTTATGATCGCCGACGAGATTTTTACCGGCTTTGGACGCACCGGTAGGATGTTTGCCTGTGAACACGCGAGCGTAATTCCTGACATCATGTGTATCGGGAAAGGGCTCACTGGAGGCACAATTACGTTGGCGGCCACGCTCGCTCGTGTTCATGTTTTCGAGGCGTTCTGGTCCGATGATCACCAGAAGGCCCTCATGCATGGTCCGACCTATATGGCAAATCCCCTCGCTTGCAGCGCCGCGAACGCATCTCTCGATCTTTTTGAGAGCGAGCCCAGGTTGGAGCAGGCGCAACGAGTAGAGTTCGCGCTGAAGCGCGACCTTGAACCGTGCCGTGATCTACCAAGGGTCATCGATGTACGAGTGCTAGGAGCGATTGGTGTAGTGCAATTCAATAGGGAGTTGGATCACGGAACGGCCCGAGCCAGTCTTCTCGCGCAGGGCGTATGGATTCGCACGTTGACGGACTGCATCTACCTCACTCCCGCGCTGAACATTCAGGATGCAGAACTGCGGGCATTGACGGATGCAGTCGTCGCGACTGCCAAAGCTTTATAG
- a CDS encoding acyl-CoA carboxylase subunit beta — MKHILDGLEQRRASARLGGGHKRIEAQHARGKLTARERIELLLDHDSFEEFDMFVAHRCTDFGMDQGEKISGDGVVTGWGTVNGRAVFVFAKDFTVFGGSLSETHAQKITKLQDMALKNRAPIIGLFDAGGARIQEGVAALGGYGEVFQRNVLASGVIPQISVIMGPCAGGDVYSPAMTDFIFMVRDTSYMFVTGPDVVKTVTNETVTAEELGGASVHTTKSSIADRAYDNDVEALLQMRRLIDFLPSSNQEEPPEWTAFDEVDRVDASLDTIIPDNPNKPYDIKELIHKVVDEADFFEIQEAHARNIVIGFGRIEGRTVGFVANQPLVLAGVLDIDASKKAARFVRFCDCFNIPIVTFVDVPGFLPGTAQEYGGLIKHGAKLLFAYAEATVPKVTVITRKAFGGAYAVMSSKHLRGDVNYAWPSAQIAVMGAKGAVEIIFRADICDVDKMARRISEYEQQFLSPFAAAERGYVDAVVAPRDTRKRIARSLALLRGKAFEKPRKKHDNIPL; from the coding sequence GTGAAACATATTCTCGACGGGCTCGAACAGCGGCGCGCGTCCGCACGGCTGGGCGGCGGACATAAGCGCATCGAAGCGCAGCATGCTCGCGGCAAGCTCACCGCGCGAGAGAGAATCGAACTTCTGCTCGATCACGACTCGTTCGAAGAGTTCGACATGTTCGTCGCTCATCGCTGCACCGATTTCGGGATGGATCAGGGCGAGAAAATCTCGGGCGACGGCGTCGTCACCGGCTGGGGGACCGTCAACGGCCGCGCCGTCTTCGTTTTCGCCAAGGACTTTACCGTCTTCGGCGGCTCTCTTTCGGAGACTCACGCGCAAAAGATCACCAAGCTGCAGGACATGGCGCTCAAAAATCGCGCCCCGATCATCGGCCTCTTCGACGCCGGCGGCGCGCGCATTCAGGAAGGCGTCGCGGCGCTCGGCGGCTATGGCGAAGTGTTCCAGCGAAATGTGCTTGCTTCCGGCGTCATTCCGCAAATCTCGGTGATCATGGGCCCCTGCGCCGGCGGCGACGTCTATTCGCCGGCGATGACGGACTTCATCTTCATGGTGCGCGACACGAGCTACATGTTCGTGACCGGACCGGACGTCGTGAAGACTGTGACGAACGAGACGGTGACGGCGGAAGAACTCGGCGGCGCTTCGGTGCATACCACCAAGAGTTCGATCGCCGATCGCGCTTACGACAACGACGTCGAAGCGCTGCTGCAGATGCGGCGGCTGATCGATTTTCTCCCCTCATCGAATCAGGAGGAGCCGCCGGAGTGGACGGCGTTCGACGAGGTCGACCGCGTCGATGCTTCGCTCGATACGATTATCCCGGATAATCCAAACAAGCCGTATGACATCAAGGAACTCATCCATAAGGTCGTCGACGAGGCCGACTTCTTCGAGATCCAAGAAGCGCACGCCCGCAATATCGTGATCGGCTTTGGCCGAATCGAAGGGCGCACGGTCGGCTTCGTCGCTAATCAACCCCTCGTGCTCGCCGGCGTGCTCGACATCGACGCCTCGAAGAAAGCGGCGCGTTTCGTGCGCTTCTGCGATTGCTTCAACATTCCGATCGTCACCTTTGTCGACGTTCCGGGTTTCCTGCCCGGCACGGCGCAGGAATACGGCGGCCTGATCAAGCACGGCGCGAAGCTGCTGTTTGCGTACGCCGAAGCGACGGTGCCGAAGGTGACCGTCATCACGCGCAAGGCGTTCGGCGGCGCCTATGCCGTCATGTCCTCGAAACATCTTCGCGGCGACGTCAATTACGCTTGGCCGTCGGCGCAGATCGCCGTGATGGGCGCAAAGGGGGCAGTCGAAATCATCTTCCGCGCCGACATCTGCGACGTAGATAAGATGGCCCGCCGTATCAGCGAGTATGAACAGCAATTTCTGTCGCCTTTTGCGGCGGCAGAAAGAGGTTACGTCGACGCCGTGGTTGCGCCGCGCGACACGCGAAAGCGAATCGCTCGCTCACTCGCCCTGCTCCGTGGAAAAGCTTTCGAAAAGCCGAGGAAGAAGCATGATAACATTCCATTATAG
- the bioD gene encoding dethiobiotin synthase: MKRFVIAGTDTGVGKTIFSAALAQALDAYYWKPVQSGLDGETDSQTVARLSGLSPARVLPEKWRLNTPVSPHYSAKIDGVEIDPERLALPECDRPLVIETAGGVMTPLTLRVPTIDMLARWRIPVILVARTSLGTINHSLLSIEALRRRNIPLLGVAFVGEEHENTQATIGTMGGAHILGRLPFVALLTRETLRAAFNASFRAAEFAQCAEQ; this comes from the coding sequence GTGAAGCGTTTCGTGATCGCCGGAACCGACACGGGCGTCGGCAAGACGATCTTCTCGGCCGCGCTCGCCCAGGCGCTCGACGCCTATTATTGGAAACCCGTGCAGTCTGGTCTCGACGGCGAGACGGATTCGCAAACCGTCGCCCGGCTATCTGGGCTTTCACCAGCGCGCGTGCTGCCCGAGAAATGGCGCCTGAACACGCCGGTCTCGCCGCATTATTCAGCCAAAATCGACGGCGTCGAGATTGATCCAGAACGCCTCGCGCTACCCGAATGCGATCGTCCGCTCGTCATTGAAACCGCCGGCGGCGTGATGACGCCGTTGACCCTTCGAGTTCCGACGATCGACATGCTGGCGCGTTGGAGAATTCCCGTCATTCTCGTGGCGCGCACGTCTCTCGGAACCATCAATCACAGCCTCCTGTCGATCGAGGCGCTACGGCGACGGAATATTCCGTTGCTTGGCGTCGCCTTCGTCGGCGAGGAGCACGAGAACACACAGGCCACGATCGGGACCATGGGCGGCGCGCACATTCTCGGCCGACTTCCGTTCGTCGCCCTTCTTACGCGGGAAACACTGCGCGCGGCCTTCAATGCGAGCTTTCGCGCCGCCGAATTCGCGCAATGTGCGGAGCAATGA
- a CDS encoding dihydroxy-acid dehydratase → MPDIIRNGVTIDDNFAEAFPMSGTGMRVMLSTTAALAGQGRGDKDALVIDGRFSGATRECPIGPQK, encoded by the coding sequence ATGCCGGATATAATTCGCAACGGCGTGACGATAGACGACAATTTCGCCGAAGCCTTCCCGATGAGCGGGACGGGCATGCGCGTGATGCTATCGACGACGGCGGCACTCGCGGGACAGGGGCGTGGAGACAAGGATGCGCTTGTAATCGACGGGCGCTTTTCGGGCGCCACACGGGAGTGCCCGATAGGACCTCAGAAGTGA
- the ccrA gene encoding crotonyl-CoA carboxylase/reductase, whose amino-acid sequence MTEKKDLYEMGEFPPLGHVPKNMYAWAIRRERQGPPETAMQMEVVPTWELDSHDVLVLVMAAGVNYNGIWASLGEPVSMFDGHNSLHHIAGSDASGIVWAVGSKVKRWKIGDEVIIHCNQDDGDDEECNGGDPMYSTSQRIWGYQTPDGSFAQFCRAQDRQLLARPEHLTWEESACYTLTLATAYRMLFGHTPHELKPGHNVLVWGASGGLGVFAVQICAAVGANAIGVISDDSKRDYVMSLGAKGVINRKDFRCWGQLPKVNSPEFHEWTMEARRFGKAIWDITGKKDLDIVFEHPGEATFPVSVLVVKRGGMVVFCAGTSGFNITFDARYVWMRQKRIQGSHFAHLKQASAANQFVLDRRVDPCMSEVFSWTSIPEAHMKMWRNEHAPGNMAALVMAPKPGLKTFSETIAAAREGARVSEPA is encoded by the coding sequence TTGACCGAGAAAAAAGACCTCTATGAAATGGGCGAATTCCCGCCGCTCGGACATGTGCCGAAGAACATGTACGCCTGGGCGATCCGCCGCGAGCGTCAGGGCCCGCCGGAAACCGCCATGCAGATGGAGGTCGTGCCGACCTGGGAGCTCGACAGTCACGATGTGCTCGTGCTCGTGATGGCGGCCGGCGTCAACTACAATGGAATCTGGGCCTCGCTCGGCGAACCTGTGTCTATGTTCGACGGACACAACAGTCTCCATCACATCGCCGGCTCCGACGCTTCGGGCATCGTCTGGGCGGTTGGCTCCAAGGTGAAGCGTTGGAAGATCGGCGACGAGGTCATCATCCATTGCAATCAGGATGATGGCGACGATGAAGAGTGCAATGGCGGCGACCCGATGTATTCGACGTCGCAAAGGATTTGGGGTTATCAAACGCCGGACGGTTCTTTCGCCCAGTTCTGCCGCGCGCAGGACCGTCAGCTCTTAGCGCGCCCCGAGCACCTCACCTGGGAGGAGTCGGCCTGCTACACCTTAACGCTCGCCACCGCCTATCGCATGCTCTTCGGCCATACGCCGCATGAGCTGAAGCCCGGACATAACGTGCTCGTTTGGGGCGCATCCGGCGGCCTTGGCGTTTTCGCAGTGCAGATTTGCGCGGCGGTCGGCGCCAATGCGATTGGGGTCATCTCGGATGATTCGAAGCGCGACTATGTTATGTCGCTCGGCGCCAAGGGCGTCATCAACCGCAAGGATTTCAGGTGCTGGGGTCAGCTGCCGAAGGTCAATTCGCCAGAATTCCACGAATGGACCATGGAAGCGCGTAGATTCGGCAAGGCGATCTGGGACATTACCGGCAAGAAGGACCTCGACATCGTCTTCGAACATCCGGGCGAGGCGACCTTTCCGGTCTCGGTGCTGGTCGTGAAGCGCGGCGGCATGGTGGTGTTCTGCGCCGGCACGTCCGGCTTCAACATCACGTTCGACGCGCGTTACGTCTGGATGCGCCAGAAGCGCATTCAGGGTTCGCATTTCGCGCATCTGAAGCAGGCGAGCGCCGCCAACCAGTTCGTGCTCGACCGCCGCGTCGATCCCTGCATGTCCGAAGTCTTCTCGTGGACGAGCATTCCCGAAGCGCACATGAAGATGTGGCGCAACGAACATGCGCCGGGAAATATGGCGGCGCTCGTGATGGCGCCGAAGCCTGGGCTGAAGACCTTCAGCGAGACGATCGCCGCGGCGCGCGAAGGCGCACGCGTCTCCGAACCGGCGTGA
- the cysD gene encoding sulfate adenylyltransferase subunit CysD, with the protein MENKLSHLSWLEAESIHILREAVAEAERPVMLFSAGKDSTVLAHLALRAFYPGKPPFPLLHIDSTWEFRSLLEFRDAFARETGFSLIVHANEDGRAAGMNPFDYGDRYTMVMRTEPLKEALNGGGYDVIFGGARRDEEKSRAKERIVSVRTAGHVWDPRQQRPEFWRQYNLRLGKGQSARVFPLSNWTENDIWSYAFLHKISLAPLYFASPRPVVERNGAFIVVDDELKMRFRPGDKIETRTVRFRTLGCWPVTGAIESTATDIGAVLEETLAAKMSERQGRISDGEDGGSLEQKKREGYF; encoded by the coding sequence TTGGAGAACAAACTCTCTCACCTTTCCTGGCTCGAGGCGGAGTCCATCCACATTCTTCGGGAAGCGGTGGCGGAAGCCGAACGGCCAGTGATGCTGTTTTCGGCGGGCAAGGATTCAACCGTGCTCGCGCATCTCGCGCTGCGCGCCTTTTATCCGGGCAAGCCGCCGTTTCCGCTGCTTCATATCGACTCGACATGGGAATTTCGCTCCCTTCTCGAGTTTCGCGACGCCTTTGCGCGTGAAACCGGCTTTTCACTGATCGTTCATGCAAATGAGGACGGGCGCGCTGCGGGCATGAACCCGTTCGACTACGGTGATCGATACACAATGGTGATGAGGACGGAGCCCTTAAAGGAGGCTCTCAATGGAGGCGGGTATGATGTGATTTTCGGAGGCGCGCGTCGCGATGAAGAAAAATCTAGGGCGAAAGAACGCATCGTTTCAGTCAGGACCGCGGGGCACGTCTGGGATCCCCGTCAACAACGCCCTGAGTTTTGGCGGCAGTATAATTTGCGGCTCGGTAAAGGTCAGTCGGCCCGTGTATTTCCACTCTCCAATTGGACGGAGAACGACATCTGGAGCTACGCGTTCTTGCATAAGATCAGTCTAGCGCCGCTATATTTTGCGTCGCCCAGGCCAGTTGTTGAACGCAATGGAGCCTTCATCGTAGTCGACGATGAGTTGAAAATGCGCTTTCGCCCCGGAGACAAAATCGAGACGAGAACTGTTCGCTTCCGCACACTTGGGTGTTGGCCGGTCACAGGCGCGATCGAGTCGACGGCGACCGACATCGGCGCCGTCCTCGAGGAAACTCTTGCGGCGAAAATGTCAGAGCGGCAGGGAAGAATCAGTGATGGAGAAGACGGCGGTTCGCTCGAGCAAAAGAAGCGTGAAGGCTATTTCTAG